TGAGCTCCGAGCGGCTGCCGAAGAAGCGCGCCCAGTGCGCCCCCGTCGGGCGCCCCCGGTCCAGCACGCTGTCGAAGACGACGAACAGGTTGGGGTAGAGCACCAGCCAGACGAGCACGATCCCCACCGCGAGGGCGAGGACCGTCGCTCCACGGAGGCGGAGGCGGGGAGCGCCGGCGTCAGCCATCGCGCCCGCCCTGCAGGCGCTTGGCCATGAAGATGTCGGGCTTGCCGAAGCCGTTCGCGTCGGGGAGCAGGCCGACGACCTCGTAGCCGCAGCGCCGGTAGAACTCGAACGGGTGGCCGCGCACGCTGCGGATCGCCCGCGCGTGGTCGAGCACGCCGGGGTAGAGGTCCACGCCCGCCAGCGAGGTCATCCCCGTCACGTCGTCGGTGCCCAGGTACATGGTGAGGGCGCCGGCCTCGCGGGCGCGCTCCTCCAGGTCGGCGATCAGCGCGCGCCCGATCCCCCGCTTCCAGTGCGCGGGGTCCACCACGATCGGGTGCAGCTCCCACACGTTGCCGTCGTACGCCACGATCGCGCCGATCCAGCCGACCACGCGCCCGTCCGCGTCCAGCGCCGCGCGGGGGCGGGCGCGGTCCGGCCCCAGCGCCTCGCGCACCTCCTCCATGGCCGCCTCGAGGTCCGGCCACGCCTCGGGCGCCATGTCCACGAAGCCCGTGACCAGCAGCTCCGCCATCTGGCGGAGCATCCCCTCGTCCACCGGGTCCACGGCGACGATCGCCGGGCCGCTGGTGCTACCCTCTTCGGTTGCCATCGGTTATCGTAGAAGCTCGCGAGATCCGTATCGTCGCGCATCGTTCAGGACAATAGGACACGAGGCCCTGGCTTGCCGCCCCCCTCCAACCTACGCGTCCACGACTGTCCGTGCGCAAGGTGCGGGACGCCCTCGGGCGAGCCCGGTGTCCCAACCCCGACTCCCTGAGGTGCCACAGCCGGCCGGAGAACGCGGGCGCGCTCCGGCGTCACTCCCACTCCGGAACCGGAGGAAACCCATGCGGAAGCTGAAGCTGGAGATCGACGCGCTGCGGGTGGAGAGCTTCGCCCCCGTGGCGGAGGACGACAGCAGGGGCGGGACGGTGCACGGCCACTCGTACCCGAACGGCTGCTTCCCGCCGTCGGACAGCCAGGACCCGTACCTGGACACCTGCGGCTACGCCACCTGCGCGGGCAACAGCTGCTGGCAGAGCTGCAACGGCTACACCTGCGGCGGCTGCGACCCCGGCGGCAGCGCGGGGTGCTTTCCCGAGTCCGCCGGCTACACCTACTGCCTGAAGGACGCCTCGTGCATCAACCAGTGCCTCCCGACCGGGAACCAGGACACCTGCCCGGGCGTCGGCAACTGCTGAACGGCGAAAAATCGGCGGTCTGCGGGGCCGCCGTCCCGTCCCCTCAGGCCGGGAACGCGACGGCGGCCTCCGCGTCGGCCAGCCCCACTCCCACCGCGTCTCCAGGCACCGCGTCCGCGCGGCCGGCCTGCGCCAGGATCTCGGCGTCTCCCACGGCGATGCGGTAGAAGGTGACCGCCCCGGCGAAGCGGCGGTCCAGCACGCGCCCGCGCAGCGCCTCTCCATCCGCGGACTCGCTCCGGACGATCCGCAGCGCCTCGGGGCGGACCATCACCCGCACGGCGGTTCCGGGGCGCGCATCCATCCCGTCCGCCCGGCGGGCGCGCCACACCGGGCCGGCGTCGAGGCGGCAGACGAGCCCTCCCTCGTCCAGCCCCTCGACGGTGGCGGGGAGGAAGCTGGCGCGGCCGAGGAACGAGGCGACGAAGGCGTTGGCGGGGGACGCGTACAGCGCCTCGGGCGCGCCCACCTGCTGCAGGCGGCCGCGGTCGAGCACGGCGACGCGGTCGGAGAGGGCGAACGCCTCCTCCTGGTCGTGCGTGACGAAGACGGCCGTCATCCCCAGCCGCTTGAGCAGGGCGCGCAGCTCGGTGCGGGTGCGCTCGCGCAGGGCGGCGTCGAGGTTCGAGAGCGGCTCGTCGAGGAGCAGCAGCGGCGGCTCGGGCGCCAGCGCGCGGGCCAGGGCCACGCGCTGCTGCTGGCCGCCGGAGAGCTCCTGCACCTTCCGCTTTCCGTAGCCCGCCATCTCCACCAGCTCCAGCGCGCGCTCGGCCTTCGCCCGCGACTCCGGGCCGCGGACGCCGCGCGAGCGCAGGCCGAACTCCACGTTGTCCCCCACGTCCAGGTGGGGGAAGAGCGCGTAGTTCTGGAACACCATCCCCACGCCGCGGTCCTGCGGCTTGAGCCCCGTCACGTCGCGCCCGCCGATCAGCACGCGCCCCGAGGTCGGGCGCTCGAACCCGGCGACCATGCGCAGCGTGGTGGTCTTCCCGCACCCGCTGGGGCCCAGGAGCGTCAGCAGCTCGCCCTGCTCCACGCCCAGCGAGACGCCGTCCACCGCGACGGTGTCGCCGAAGCGGCGGGTCAGGTCATCGAGGCGGAGCATGCGTGGAACGCGTCGGCGCGGAAGGAAAAGCTGGACGGAGAGTCCCGATCCTCATCAACCGCCTGGCGATGGTGGGATGGAGCGTGGCCGGGATCCGTGCCGCTGCCGCGCCCAACCCACCTGGCGGGGTGAGTAGATCCTTCGGCCCTGCCGGCATCCAGGCGGACGCTGGTTCGGTGTGGCCGGGCCTCAGGATGACGGCAAACACCGACTGATCTTCCGGATTCGCCGCAGCGCACTCACGCACTTCCGCACTCACGCACTTCATCCCTTCCCCCGCACGTGCTCGTCCCACCAGCGCATCCACTCGGGGGTCTTCTGCTGGAGGAGGTTCCAGTCCATGGGCTCGGGGCGGATCTGGCGGCGGACGGCGCGCAGGCCCGCGGGGAGCGAGTCGTCGGGGACGTCGGTGCGCGCGGGGATGCGGAAGAACTCGCGCGCGGCG
This genomic interval from Longimicrobium sp. contains the following:
- a CDS encoding ABC transporter ATP-binding protein, which produces MLRLDDLTRRFGDTVAVDGVSLGVEQGELLTLLGPSGCGKTTTLRMVAGFERPTSGRVLIGGRDVTGLKPQDRGVGMVFQNYALFPHLDVGDNVEFGLRSRGVRGPESRAKAERALELVEMAGYGKRKVQELSGGQQQRVALARALAPEPPLLLLDEPLSNLDAALRERTRTELRALLKRLGMTAVFVTHDQEEAFALSDRVAVLDRGRLQQVGAPEALYASPANAFVASFLGRASFLPATVEGLDEGGLVCRLDAGPVWRARRADGMDARPGTAVRVMVRPEALRIVRSESADGEALRGRVLDRRFAGAVTFYRIAVGDAEILAQAGRADAVPGDAVGVGLADAEAAVAFPA
- a CDS encoding GNAT family N-acetyltransferase, with translation MATEEGSTSGPAIVAVDPVDEGMLRQMAELLVTGFVDMAPEAWPDLEAAMEEVREALGPDRARPRAALDADGRVVGWIGAIVAYDGNVWELHPIVVDPAHWKRGIGRALIADLEERAREAGALTMYLGTDDVTGMTSLAGVDLYPGVLDHARAIRSVRGHPFEFYRRCGYEVVGLLPDANGFGKPDIFMAKRLQGGRDG